A genomic segment from Limisphaerales bacterium encodes:
- a CDS encoding arylsulfatase, producing the protein MPIRLLFFLCASVFALAAKEAPNVIYILADDLGYGDLSHAGGKAATPHCDRLAREGMRFTDAHTTSSVCTPTRYGILTGRYNWRSTLKKSVLWGMSEPLIEKKRLTVPGFLRQHGYHTAVVGKWHLGLGWQMLPNGEKRKPKTGAPKGDGWQIDYDKKVTGGPLAIGFDESYIIPASLDMFPYLYLKNDKPTAWANTTKAFHRPGPAAEDFEAVNCLIDFARESRAYIASRAESKKPFFLYVPLTSPHTPIVPSKKWQGKSGLGIYGDFLMETDWVVGEVLAELDQQNLADNTLVIFTADNGCSPQANIPDLIAKGHKPNADWRGHKADIYEGGHRVPFLVRWPGKVKAGSASSETICTTDLYATLADILGQRDAVPARAAEDSFSMLTTLRGQANRQPLRPFTIHHSINGSFAIRRGPWKLILCPGSGGWSAPRPAQALKNKELPSVQLFNLANDPGEQTNLSAKEPKRVQELVAQLATAIRNGRTNPGPTQSNEGWPATFHQSVTDQFPALAAPKK; encoded by the coding sequence ATGCCGATTCGTTTGTTATTTTTCTTGTGCGCTTCAGTGTTCGCTTTGGCAGCGAAAGAGGCGCCGAATGTCATTTATATCCTGGCCGATGATCTTGGCTATGGCGATCTCTCGCACGCGGGAGGCAAGGCGGCTACACCGCATTGTGACCGATTGGCGCGCGAGGGAATGCGCTTCACCGACGCACACACCACGTCGTCCGTCTGCACGCCCACGCGCTATGGGATTCTAACCGGGCGCTACAACTGGCGCAGCACGCTGAAGAAGAGTGTGCTTTGGGGCATGTCCGAGCCGCTCATCGAAAAGAAACGCCTGACCGTGCCCGGCTTCCTGCGGCAGCACGGCTATCACACGGCGGTGGTCGGCAAATGGCACCTCGGGCTCGGCTGGCAGATGTTGCCCAATGGCGAAAAACGCAAACCCAAAACCGGCGCGCCCAAGGGCGACGGTTGGCAGATTGATTACGACAAAAAAGTCACCGGCGGCCCGTTGGCGATTGGGTTTGATGAATCCTACATCATCCCCGCGTCGCTCGATATGTTTCCGTATCTGTATTTGAAAAACGACAAACCCACTGCCTGGGCCAACACCACCAAAGCCTTCCATCGGCCCGGTCCGGCAGCGGAGGATTTTGAAGCGGTCAATTGTCTCATCGATTTCGCGCGCGAAAGCCGCGCGTACATTGCCTCGCGCGCCGAGAGCAAGAAGCCCTTCTTCCTGTACGTGCCGCTCACCAGCCCGCACACGCCGATTGTGCCGTCCAAAAAATGGCAGGGCAAATCGGGCCTCGGCATCTACGGCGATTTCCTGATGGAAACCGATTGGGTCGTCGGCGAAGTGTTGGCCGAGTTGGATCAACAAAATCTCGCCGACAACACCCTTGTGATTTTCACGGCAGACAACGGCTGCTCGCCTCAGGCCAACATTCCCGATCTCATCGCCAAGGGGCACAAACCCAACGCCGACTGGCGCGGGCACAAGGCCGATATCTATGAGGGCGGCCATCGCGTGCCCTTCCTCGTCCGCTGGCCCGGCAAGGTGAAAGCCGGCAGCGCCTCCAGCGAAACCATCTGCACCACTGACCTCTACGCCACCCTCGCCGACATTCTCGGCCAACGCGATGCCGTTCCCGCCCGGGCCGCCGAGGATTCCTTTTCCATGCTCACGACGCTGCGGGGCCAAGCCAATCGCCAACCGCTCCGGCCTTTCACCATTCATCATTCCATCAACGGCTCCTTCGCCATCCGCCGCGGCCCGTGGAAACTCATCCTTTGCCCCGGCTCCGGCGGTTGGAGTGCTCCGCGCCCCGCGCAGGCGTTGAAGAACAAGGAATTGCCGTCCGTGCAGCTCTTTAATTTGGCCAACGATCCCGGTGAGCAAACCAATCTGAGCGCCAAGGAACCGAAGCGTGTTCAGGAACTCGTCGCCCAACTCGCCACCGCCATCCGTAATGGCCGCACCAACCCCGGCCCCACCCAATCGAACGAAGGTTGGCCGGCGACTTTTCATCAAAGTGTGACCGATCAATTCCCGGCTTTGGCCGCGCCGAAGAAATAG